The genomic DNA TAGTGATTGCGACCGCCAGCACTGCCGGGCCGAAAAAGGCGCTCTCGACGGCGATAGGAACCAACTGGGCTTCCTTGATGCTCATTGCGCTGGCGTCTTACATCATCGTCACCAGTGTCGCCATCAACATCGTGTTGTTGAATGTTCTGAGCCTGCTGGGCTGTCTGTTTATTGGTTATCTGGCGATTGATACGCTCAATAGCCTTCGCGAACCAACGGATACTCAGGCGTCGGTGAAAAACGCAGAGCGCGGTGGTCTGTGGCGCGGGTTCATCGTTGGCATCTCCAATCCCAAAGACATCATCTTCTTCATCTCATTCTTTCCCCA from Pseudomonas baetica includes the following:
- a CDS encoding LysE family translocator — encoded protein: MNTALAFTYIFTVVLLIATPGPVVALVIATASTAGPKKALSTAIGTNWASLMLIALASYIIVTSVAINIVLLNVLSLLGCLFIGYLAIDTLNSLREPTDTQASVKNAERGGLWRGFIVGISNPKDIIFFISFFPQFIQVTSSAKHSLLLLSFLWVVIDLLILGTYIVMTKSC